From Ananas comosus cultivar F153 linkage group 8, ASM154086v1, whole genome shotgun sequence, one genomic window encodes:
- the LOC109714516 gene encoding uncharacterized protein LOC109714516: MAPSSSSALLLAVVFALLAASAMARPGVAFHPCNTIFISYTFSSSSSSSSGDGDGDGVVLRRPATSITIYRVLTPFRTLRPLRPSAFASLPAEPVEIRRPHRVASAAAAEFGVSSLKDRAKDILVVVVGLLFGVGCGALTAATMYLAWSVVTNRYEICGSEGYDEEEDDYALENPKKAGYVKIPAADLAPAKEGYEKN, encoded by the coding sequence AtggctccctcctcctcctccgctctcCTCCTCGCCGTCGTGTTCGCGCTACTCGCGGCCTCCGCCATGGCGAGGCCTGGGGTCGCCTTCCACCCCTGCAACACCATCTTCATCTCCtacaccttctcctcctcctcctcctcctcctccggcgacggcgacggcgatggTGTCGTACTCCGCCGCCCCGCCACCTCCATCACCATCTACCGCGTCCTTACCCCCTTCCGCACCCTGCGCCCCCTCCGCccctccgccttcgcctcctTACCCGCCGAGCCGGTCGAGATCCGCCGCCCCCATCgcgtcgcctccgccgccgcagcagagTTCGGGGTGAGCTCCCTCAAGGATCGCGCCAAGGAcatcctcgtcgtcgtcgtcggcctCCTCTTCGGCGTCGGGTGCGGCGCCCTCACCGCCGCCACCATGTACCTCGCCTGGTCCGTCGTCACCAACCGCTACGAGATCTGCGGATCCGAGGGCTACGATGAGGAGGAAGACGACTACGCCCTCGAGAACCCTAAAAAGGCGGGGTACGTCAAGATCCCAGCCGCCGACCTCGCTCCTGCGAAAGAAGGGTATGAGAAGAATTAG